In Helianthus annuus cultivar XRQ/B chromosome 3, HanXRQr2.0-SUNRISE, whole genome shotgun sequence, a single window of DNA contains:
- the LOC110932463 gene encoding uncharacterized protein LOC110932463, with the protein MVNFYYNEYFADGDGSTDEELEQEAVTSACELAVRYVKHSRRPQAEKNKRGYIERDRRAAHDRLMKDYFDEAPTFSNEFFRRRFRMSKRLFLRIVADLEANYDYFKQKPDARGALGFTGIQKCTSALRILAYGNTTDINDEYLKMAEKTTRDSLEHFCRGIIDVYGARYLRTPTWDDLQKIYEVHNAEHGLPDEGKAICQNYVPEAVEEEHPQATMDERVI; encoded by the exons ATGGTAAATTTTTACTACAACGAGTATTTTGCGGATGGCGATGGTTCGACCGATGAGGAGcttgagcaagaggcggttacgagtgcTTGTGAACTAGCGGTGAGATATGTCAAGCATTCTCGTCGGCCCCAAgcagaaaaaaataaaagaggtTATATTGAAAGAGACCGACGCGCGGCACACGATCGTTTAATGAAAGATTATTTTGATGAGGCGCCGACATTTTCGAACGAATTTTTTAGGCGTCGTTTCCGAATGAGTAAGCGGTTGTTTCTACGCATAGTCGCTGACTTGGAAGCCAACtacgattattttaaacaaaaaccggATGCGAGAGGGGCACTTGGATTTACCGGTATCCAAAAGTGTACATCGGCATTACGAATCCTTGCTTATGGTAACACtaccgacatcaacgacgagtatctGAAAATGGCGGAGAAAACAACACGAGACAGCTTGGAGCATTTTTGTCGAG gtataatTGATGTGTACGGTGCGCGTTATCTTAGAACGCCTACATGGGACGACCTTCAAAAGATTTACGAGGTACATAATGCTGAGCATGGTTTGCCTG acgaaggaaaggcgatatgCCAGAACTATGTGCCAGAAGCCGTTGAGGAGGAGCATCCACAGGCGACAATGGATGAAAGA gtgatttga
- the LOC110930503 gene encoding aquaporin PIP1-3, with protein sequence MEGKEEDVRLGANKFSERQPIGTSAQTDKDYKEPPPAPLFEPGELASWSFYRAGIAEFIATFLFLYITVLTVMGVVKSPTKCGTVGIQGIAWAFGGMIFALVYCTAGISGGHINPAVTFGLLLARKLSLTRAVFYMVMQTLGAICGAGVVKGFMGKNQFTTLGGGANSVAHGYTKGSGLGAEIVGTFVLVYTVFSATDAKRSARDSHVPLLAPLPIGFAVFLVHLATIPITGTGINPARSLGAAIIYNKDHAWNDHWIFWVGPFIGAALAAVYHQLVIRAIPFKSRS encoded by the exons ATGGAGGGTAAGGAAGAAGATGTTAGGCTTGGAGCCAACAAGTTCTCAGAGAGGCAACCCATTGGAACATCAGCTCAAACTGACAAAGATTACAAAGAACCACCACCAGCACCTTTGTTTGAGCCTGGTGAACTGGCTTCATGGTCTTTTTATAGAGCTGGAATTGCTGAATTTATAGCAACTTTCTTGTTCTTGTATATTACTGTGTTGACTGTTATGGGTGTGGTCAAATCTCCCACTAAATGTGGGACTGTGGGTATTCAAGGTATTGCTTGGGCTTTTGGGGGTATGATCTTTGCCCTTGTCTACTGCACTGCTGGTATCTCAG GAGGACACATTAACCCAGCAGTGACTTTTGGTTTATTGCTAGCAAGAAAGCTATCTTTAACCAGGGCAGTGTTCTACATGGTTATGCAGACCCTTGGAGCCATCTGTGGTGCAGGTGTGGTCAAGGGTTTCATGGGCAAGAACCAGTTCACCACTTTGGGTGGTGGGGCCAACTCTGTAGCCCATGGTTACACCAAGGGTAGTGGGTTAGGTGCTGAGATTGTTGGTACTTTTGTCCTGGTTTACACTGTATTTTCAGCCACTGATGCCAAAAGAAGTGCCAGAGACTCACATGTTCCT CTTTTGGCCCCCCTCCCAATCGGGTTCGCAGTGTTCTTGGTTCACTTAGCCACCATCCCCATCACTGGAACCGGTATCAACCCTGCAAGAAGTCTAGGAGCTGCAATCATCTACAACAAGGATCACGCTTGGAACGACCAC TGGATTTTCTGGGTTGGTCCCTTCATTGGAGCTGCACTTGCTGCTGTGTACCATCAACTGGTCATCAGGGCCATTCCTTTCAAGAGCAGATCTTAA
- the LOC110930504 gene encoding short-chain dehydrogenase TIC 32, chloroplastic: MPWLIAFKGKSGFSAKHTAEQVTKGVDGHGLTAIVTGPTSGIGLETARVLALRGVHVVMAARNVKAATKCKEDIIKGCPNATIDVMELDLSSLESVRNFANEYISKGLPLNILVCNAGVMALPFTLTKDGIESQFATNYLGHFHLTNLLLDTMKNTAKNCGKEGRIVIVSSELHKMTYKEGIMFDKLNDEKCYNSYLAYGQSKLANILHANELARRLKEEGADITVNSLHPGLIATNLSRHSSCMSVCLFGVIRHFQKNIPQGASTTCYLALNPKVKGVSGEYFVDNNVAKANRKARDVELAKKLWECGMELTKSK; this comes from the exons ATGCCTTGGCTAATTGCATTCAAGGGAAAATCTGGTTTCTCTGCAAAACACACAGCTGAACAAGTTACAAAAGGAGTTGATGGTCATGGCTTAACTGCCATCGTTACAG gtcctacaagtggtattgggCTGGAAACCGCGCGTGTGCTTGCTTTGCGTGGTGTACATGTAGTTATGGCAGCCAGGAATGTGAAAGCCGCTACAAAATGTAAGGAAGACATAATAAAGGGCTGCCCTAATGCTACCATTGATGTTATGGAGCTTGATTTGAGCTCACTGGAATCTGTCAGAAACTTTGCAAATGAGTACATTTCCAAGGGTCTACCCCTCAATATCCTCGT TTGCAATGCAGGAGTGATGGCTCTTCCATTTACCCTTACCAAAGATGGAATTGAGAGTCAGTTTGCAACTAACTATCTTG GACACTTCCATTTGACGAATCTGTTGTTGGATACGATGAAAAATACTGCTAAAAACTGTGGAAAAGAAGGAAGGATTGTTATAGTTTCATCAGAACTTCATAAGATGACTTACAAAGAAGGAATCATGTTCGACAAGCTAAATGATGAAAAATG ctacaacagttACCTTGCATATGGACAGTCCAAGCTTGCAAATATTCTACATGCTAATGAGCTAGCAAGGCGCCtcaag GAAGAAGGGGCTGACATAACTGTTAATTCATTGCATCCTGGACTCATTGCAACAAACCTTTCACGTCACTCGAGTTGTATGTCAG TATGCTTATTTGGAGTCATCAGACACTTTCAAAAGAATATCCCACAG GGAGCTTCAACCACCTGTTATTTAGCATTAAACCCAAAGGTTAAAGGAGTTAGCGGCGAGTATTTTGTTGACAATAATGTGGCTAAAGCGAATCGTAAGGCCAGAGATGTTGAGTTGGCAAAGAAACTATGGGAATGCGGTATGGAGTTGACCAAGTCAAAGTAA